The Gossypium arboreum isolate Shixiya-1 chromosome 4, ASM2569848v2, whole genome shotgun sequence DNA segment TAGTTCGAGGTCATGAATGTGCTAATAGTTACTCTGGGAAAGTTTATACATATGATGGATTGTACAAGGTAAGTTTCTGACAATTTATTCAGCTTCTCATTTTCTAACATTTTATTTGTTGGTTCAGGTTGCATGAtatgttttcattaaatttatcatGTTATATGTTgtggcaataaaataaatggtagATTTACTTTTCCCATTGTCTGTATGAACTATGATGAATAAAACTGAAACCATATTCCTAATTCTTTGTGAATAATTTGAATGCATACGATCATATTATATTTCCTTCTGCGATAAGAAACTGATCAAATATGGCAAATTTGGATAAttttttaatatgattaacttaCCTTGGTGATTCCGTCATGGCTGAGTGAGTCTTGTATTCTTCAACACAAACATGCAGTTCTCTTGCCGTTCTTGAGAGAAAGACTGATTATTCCAAATATTTTTCTTTCGGTAAAAGCCAAAAGTTAAAGTGATAGCATGGCTTCATTTTGCTCAAAAGATTATGCAAACAAGTAGTTTGTTGCATGTCTTCTTGATGGGTGACAACAAGCTCTGTACCTATCTCGTGCTATGGCTTAAATAACTGAATGTTGAGTGTTTTGTTTTGCTTTGCTTTgctttttacaattttttcaGTTTTCAGGTTGATTTGTCTTTTACTTGCTTGACATTGTAGCCTTGTGTTTTTTTATCATGCAAGGCACGGCATATTTTTTCCTGTAATTtcttaaatatttaaaaactagATAATATTCTTTTAGTCTTTTTTGGAAATTATCTTTTATAGTATTGGATGTGCCTTtagtttagggttttttttttttttaaataataatagtagtctTTGTTGATTTGAGAAATTGATGCTTTTTACCTAGCGTTCAATAGGACACTATGCATTTCAATACCTGCTCCACATTTGCAGGTTGTTCACTACTGGGCAGAGAAGGGTATTTCTGGGTTCACTGTTTTCAAATATAGATTGAGGCGGCTTGAGGGGCAACCAACATTGACAACTAGCCAGGTTtactatatattttatgattttggtTGGCTACTTGCTCTAGAAGGCCATTTATCTTCAGACCCAATGTTATTTGAATTTCACTGAAGATAATGATTGTTCTGTTATACTTTCCCTGTAAATTGAATTTCCACATGCAAGTTTTAAAATGAGAATAAATCTGATATTTATTCATCCAAATAGAGTATGTAAGAGGTTTTAGTACAATGGTGTAATCGGTGAAATAGGACTCCAGAGTCTGGACTCTCTTTGGAGTCTTATTTTCAAATTTCTGATCAAACTGGGATTACTTTGCTTTCATGAGAAGATCTGTAGATCTCAAAAGAATGATGCGAGAATTCCTGTTACAGGAATTTGGATTTTTCTGTTGGATCTAATTATTGTAATCATGTTTGTTTACTCTTATGATAGGTTCATTTTACCTATGGCCGTGTTCCCCAGTGTCCGTCAGAAATTCGCGGGTATTTGAAGAATTaaatattacataaaataattGCTTGCCATTAATCAAATTTTCTAGTCTCTCTCAATTCGATTGTTTATTGGTTAAGGCTGGTGTGTGAGGACATAAGTGGTGGTCAAGAAGTGGTTCCTATTCCAGCTACTAATTTGGTTGATGATCCACCTGTTGCACCAACAGGCAAGCTTAACTTTCTAATTTGTTTCTTAGTAATGTGTTTTCATGCAGAATGAAATCAATAATATATTAGAGATATGCTTCTGGTTATAAGTTCATACTAGTTCACCAATAACATATCTGATCTGCTTCTTCTCGTGAGTTTGATAGTCCATAGCTCATTGCCTTCTTCTAGTTCATTATTACTGATTTATCATCTTATGCTGCAAACCTGCCACACCATGTATGAGTGTAAATTTCACTCATTCTGTCTTCTGTTATCTCAAGATAAGTTCCTGTAGATCACTTTGCATGTAAATTGTTCATTGTTTCCCTTTGATAATCTTGTCTTGTCTACAAATCCTCATTTCTAAGTGACTTTTTCTCCTTTCTATTATCATTTGGTGGAAGAGGTCCATTGTTCACATGCTTAATTGTGTTGCACGTTTTTATGACAATCTATGTGAAATggattcttcatttttcttttcttttcttttttctggcCAAATTCATTTTTCCTTGAGAAGTCATGTCTGATACATGTGTCTGAAACATATTAGACATGGATATGGGGGTATATACTTGGGAAAAATTGAGCATTCACATACTAGTATCTAACACTCACTCGAGTCTGGGTAACATAGCTAATAATGACACTCTTTTCTTCACTTTTACTTATAGTTTCCCCTCCTTTTTTCCAACTTTATACTTTTTTTATAAAGATAGGTCCATTGATACAATCTTATGCATGCATAATAAGTTATTAAAATTCATCCTGTTCCTGTGTTTTCAGGTTACCAGTATAGTAAGTCAATGAAATTTGCGCGAAATATAAAGCTTCCTGCTAATGCTGCTGGATGTGATTGCAAGGGGCTTTGTTGGGATCCCAAAACTTGTGCATGTGCAAGGCTTAATGGTTCTGATTTTCCTTATGTGCACCGTGATGGTGGCAGGTAAAATCTTAGTAATAGGGAGGCTTAATGGCTTGCGCCGTACTCCTTTTTCTTATTGTTGAAGTTTATTGCTTAATTATGCTCCTGTTCCACTGCTTCAATTTCAGGTTAATTGAAGCCAAACATGTTGTTTTTGAATGTGGTCCAAAATGTGGCTGTGATCCAAGTTGTGTAAATCGTACATCTCAGAGAGGATTGAAATATCGACTTGAGGTTTCTTACTACTGCAAGAAAAACTACTCTGCTCGTTTTTGATTTGGTCCTCTTTGATTCTGGTTGAAATATTTCCAGATAAAATCTGACTTATGTGAATTGACAGGTCTTCCGTACTCCGAAGAAAGGATGGGCCGTTAGATCTTGGGATTTTATACCTGCTGGTGCCCCTGTTTGTGAATATATTGGAGTGCTCACGAGGACAGAAGAGCTGGATAATGTCTCTGAGAATAATTACATTTTTGACATTGATTGCTTGCAAACTATGAGGGGGCTCGGTGGCAGAGAGGTATGGATGGTCTCTTAGCATATAGTATTGCATTTTGCTTTCCATTGCAAGTTGTTGAGTATAATCTTTTTCAAACAAAACACTGTTCTCTGATTTGTGATATTACTGCTCTGAAATCATATACGATTGTATTTATGCTGTTATTCTTTTCCTTGACAGAGGCGGCAACTAGATGCATCCTTGCCAATGATCCAGAACATGGACAAAATTGACGAACAGAGATCAGACAGTGTGCCAGAGTTCTGCATTGATGCTGCTTCTATTGGAAATGTTGCAAGATTTATCAATCATAGCTGTGAGCCTAACCTCTTTATCCAGTGTGTCCTGAGTGCACATCAAGATATTAAACTAGCTCGAGTAATGCTCTTTGCAGCAGACAGCATTCCTCCTTTGCAGGTGATTCCCCCTTATTTTGGTTTCTGTGGAAGcaccttttaaaatttcatggaaGGTGTTTGGTACCAATTTCTGGATTTTATTGTAATATCTTTAGTATTGCTTCATAAATTCTGATAACGCTTGGAGCTTGAGTTATATATCTATTGGTCTTATTATGATCTACTTATATTTCTCTGTCTTGGGTTGGCTGGTGTTTGGAGTGACTGgatgaaattttgatattttgttTGTAGGAGCTGACGTATGACTATGGGTATGCCCTTGATAGCGTTCATGGTCCTGATGGGAAGGTAAAAAAGATGGCATGCTACTGTGGAGCAGAAGGCTGCAGGAAGCGCCTATTCTAGGTCCTGAAGTCGCTTTCATTTCTATCTGCCTGATTTGTTCATGTCAACTTTTCCTTACAAATGGTGGGCAAACATGTAGGTTTTGTTGCGTTTTGTATATGGCCAGCTGTTGCTGGTTGTTACATCTGTCTTTTCTATGTTATTGCAAGTGTAGAAATCTTGTATCCTATATGAGGAAGTACAGTATGTACTGATTCCAATAGGTCAGAGCTCAAGggaattttaatgaaaaaaagagaaaaaaacaaCTTTTTTTGCTCAATCAATGTGGTTTATGTGGTGGATGTCTTGTTCTGGTTGCAAGTGTTTTGTGCGTTGATGATGCAGAATCTCGGACCCAAATCATAACCCAAAAGATAGTTTTGTTGAATGTGGATGAACGGTTCTTGGAAATAATCAAATCTGAAAAATGTCGATTGAAATAGAAGTAGAATGATACGGCGAGAGAAGAAAGGATAAGGAACAAGGAAGAAACAGAACTTAATTTCACCGAGAATTAAGCATAACTGATATTTTCCCCTCACTCAGCCTAAAAGGGAAACAACCAGCAGTGTTTCATGGTAGTTACAGTAGCTGTTATTCTCAGATGGCAAGGGTGCACAAAATGCACCGTGTAACAAATAATTTATGCAAATTTTGAGTGGTTGATATCAAATTTTGTACTTCTTATTATAATTCTATCTTGTTGGATAATGTTAAGGTAAATTTGTTATCTTCATTTTATATGCTAAACATATGATTTTTGCAGTTTTGAAGATGGTGTACTGGAAGGAAAGATGGACTTGAAACTCATCTAGGGATGCTCAGTGCTGTAACATCTCTGCAGCATCTCTACAATGACCTTGAGTCACCAATTTGCCTCCATCAGCAATGGACACCTTGAGTTTACATTGATGATCCACCAGCAAGTTCAACTTCTTCACTAACTTAGCATCCACAAAAATTATGGGTGCTACTAGAATACACCGGCATGATTGCCCAAGTGGTTCCAAGTTGTGCTGCAGTTCTCATTGTGTTATGGCCTTAAGAACCTTGCATTGCATGAAGTGACAAAATAGGAATGGTGCAGATCTCTCCCTTTGGATTAGTAGACTCTAAGATTTCCTGGCAATCTTGGAATTCCTCACCCTCATTTTCTGACAAAGGTTCCATCAACAATTGATATAATTGGGACATCATGCACTTATGATTAGGTCTATACTTAGCTCTATACCAAAAGCATAGGCCTTTTTTCCTCCTATCTTCCATGTCAGCTTGTGAAAGGGCTCAATTAGTGGACTTCTGGCCACTCATTCCCATAAAAGAGCTTATAGGAATAGAAGTGGACATTGGTGCAAGATTGGTTTTGACAGATGGAAACAAAGATGGAGGTCGGGGCTGTCCCCTTATGCCCACCGGAGCTAGTTTTCTATTAGAATTAGACAAAATAGTCTCAACTTGTCTAGCAACCAAATCACCCTCTACCAAGGACTTAGGCTGGAATAGTTGCTAAGTATTGTCTTATCTCAAGCTTAAGGTTACTAGTAAAGATGTTTAAAGCATATGTTTCAGGAAGATAAAGTTGATTGGGAAAACTTACAAAATCATCATGGAATTGGTCCGTCCAATTGCTTCAAAGAGACCAATTTTGCCATGGGGTCCCTAAAAGAACTAGATCCAAACCTTTCTTTTAAGCTACGAGCATAATTGTCCTAAGACAACAAATGAAAACCttcttgtctttgagcataaAAGTGATGCCAATCGAGTGCCTTCCATTCTAAGTGCAACATCACAGCCCATGCCTTAACACTATCAACCACACCCTTAGTTTCATAATATTACTCCAGCTTTGACCACCACCCTCTAAAATCTATACCACTAGACCTTAGATAGTCCAACTTAAAAGAGCGCCCAGATCCATAAATGGGACTTCCACAAGTAAGTGTCCTAGTGTTGACCAGATCCCCCATGGGAGAAGCAATCAAAGTGTCTCTAGGAAGGAAGCCTAGTGGAGGACTTCCTAGAATGCTCTTATCTCGGTCTTGGGAAGAACCAGCAACAACTACAGATGGCAAGTGTCCCAAGTACTACACAAACAAGCTCTACAACTCAGATTTGGTTTCCCTATGAAAATCTTCCCTGAGCTCCTTCAATCAGTTGTTGATCTTGGTGTCCCATTGAGATAACTCAACTTGGAGTTGATCAACCTCCTACTGCAAGTGACCAACCTTTTTCTACAATCTGGTGGTTAACCCTTCACTAGCCATGGCGAATCAACTAGCTCTGATATCCTTGATACGGTTGTttcaagaaaaagaagaaaatggaAGGAAACAAGAGAGGAGAGGAAAAGGAACAAGGAAGAAACATAATTCAATTTCACCAAGAATTAAGCATAACTGGTTTATTCCCTTCACTCAGCCTAAAAGGAAAAAAACTAACACTATTTCATGGTAGTTACAACTATTGTTATTCACAGCCAGCAAGGATGCATAAAACACAATGTAATTAAGGGCATAAAACATACAGTTCAGCTAAAGTCTGAACTCAttgtttttacaatttattccccCTCAAATTGAAACATATAATAACAGTAATAATAACAACgatcataattttattttaaattctaacaGAATTAAAAATCCTTCGTAACATAGAAGAAGGATTTTTTTATAGGTTTCTTAGAATCCAAGTAAGGTGCTGCTGATTCTTGAATATAAACACTTGAAACTTTGGAAAACTAAAGAGATTAGaatataaagtaattaaaatctaaaaataatgaaataaagatgGAAAACAATGGAAAGATGAAAATGAAATAGAGTATGGATTATGTAAGATGGATGCATAATTGATGTCCACTAGGAAGTTTTTGGAATAAGGATTCCATCAGATTTAAATAATGGCTCCAATACAACCCTTCACAAAGTAAATTATTTTGGCAATTTCAAAGATGAATACTTCAACTCCAATCCTAGAACAAATCAAgaagaatgtaacaccctaaacccagtcTAGACGTTCAGACCAAATTTTGGAGAGTTACGTCAATCATAATAAAGTTTCACACTATCTCATTTCAGTCAAAGTAAACCATACAATAGCATATCATTCAAcacaacaaaatataatatatagtcGTCATAAATTCCATAACATCTTAAAATATTAGTTCCTACTAGTAATTctgaaagggaaaagaaaagttttaccGAGCTCCCGCGACCTTGACCTGATCAAGATTGGGATCCACCTGAAACCAAGTCAATGAAAATGTGAGTTGTGAACTCAGTGCGTaaagaaaattaattcaaatagaCCTCTTTCATAGTGAAATTCCAATTTCAGATAATCAGTTCACATTAAACGTATTTGCAATTCAAATTTAGAGTAGAccaattatatatgtacatttacGTAATTTCAGATCATATGCGGTACCAATCAGATTCATATGTGATTTCCTATTACCActcgctacacaccatcttctgCCAAACCCAACACACCATTATGGACATTCAATACCCAACCAACCCTGCACACTATTAAGTGTTCGTTTACACTTTTACAGAGAAGCAGCTTAGCTGCTAATTCAGTATATAAGCGCCAAAGTCAGATATAATTTCAGTTGCAAAGCCACGATTTCAACAGACTTTTTCTTCCTTCATATCACTTCACCCCATACTAATACATAATACACTATCGTAATACATGTTTAGTCATCCAAATACGTTACTAAATTAACCCAAACAATTCAATGACAAGGTGATATTACAGAGCATGTTCAATTGTGAAATCCACAGATTAGTCTCAATGAATCAGACAGTTCTCGTAATAACAATTTCAATCATTCATACATTGGGAAACCTAAAATCAAAGTTTAGCATCGTTTTCGGCCTTAGAAACAGTTTTCGGGCCCTACACcctgccacacggcctgggcacttgcccatgtgccttggccgtgtggttttTAATcacaaatagtgagttacacggcctgggcacacgcctgtgtccctggccATGTGGTTCTTAAGTACAAACAGTGAGTTATACGGCCTAGGCCCACCGTGTGATTCTTAAGttcaaacagtgagttacatggcctgggcaTTTGCCCGTGTTCCTGGTCGTGTGGTTCTTAAGtacaaatagtgagttacacgacctaggcacacgctcgtgtccctggtCGTGTGGTTCTTAAGtacaaatagtgagttacacggccttggcacacacccgtgtccctggccgtgtgaaccctgcactaaTTTTGGCCATACACAGCCTAGTCACACGCTTATGTGGCCTTAATTCAACAAACAATGAGTTACATGGCTGTTCATACGGCCTaccacatgtccgtgtgtcccacacggcctagtcacacgcccgtgtgccaggccgtgtgacaccAACAGCCATCATTTTTTGTGATCCGAAACTAAAAAAGTAGAGTTTCTGATACGCACCTGATCCGGTTTTGACAGAGAAACGATACGGAGACTACTCGGAACCTAATTATTCATTCCATAAACAATTATATCATCAATTCCAACGTTCAGGAAAATCTCTTATCGTTAAGCATACGTCGAAAGATTTGACATTATTCTATTCCAATTTGCacacttacctcgtacgaaacaGGAGGAATCAGCCTAACACGGTGGATTATTGTCTTTGGCAACACCCTTGCCTAAACAATATAATAAATCGAGCGTTTAAcagaaaattaaataaacaagCAAAGTCCTATTTTGACAGAAAATACTAACAGAATGGAAAGCATAACGAAAGGAAGTTACAACGGAACTTATGCTGAATTGGTCTTACAAGCAACTAAACTTCACAACCACACAAGATTGATTGCATgaagaaaagaaatttgagaagaaatagtaaaaaattaaagaattaaaaggaaaagaaaaagaacgatAACTTTTCCTTAGACTACTTAAACTAAACCCACTCTTCTAGATATTTGCAAAAATATATTCCTAATGCGTACGATGGAATTCGAACTCGGAACCAGACAGATGCTTAACTAGTGAACCAACATGCTCATTCTTGTCATCCTTTCATATAGGATTGAACTTAAACTGGTAGTGCATGCTTGTGGGTTGATTctaaaaaaacaaaacttttgatGATGCGACTCAAACTCCAAACCTTAAACTCAATCACAGAACACAGAACTACAGATACAAAAATTAATTACTATAGGTTTTCACAAACAAGTTCTTAAGATTTTAGGGCATTACGACTctctccccctaaaagaaatttcgacctcgaaaatTTATCTGAGTCGAACAGATACGGATACAGTCGTTAAATTGATCTTCCGGTTCCTACATGGCTTTTTCAGTAATGTGATTCTGCTAGAGAACCTTCACTAGAGGAATAATTTTCTTCCCCAACATTTTAACTTCACGGTCTAAGATCTGTATAGGTTCTTTTTCGAATGTTAAATCCAGTCGTAACTCAATCTCATTAACAGGGACAATATGTGATGGATCTGACTGATACCATCTCAACATTGAGACAtgaaatacatcgtgaatctgatccagttctggtggtaactctaactgtACGCAATAGGTCCAACCTGCTTCAGAATATGGTAAGGTTCGATGAACCTCAGGCTCAGCTTACACTTGAACCCAAAGCGGAGAACCTTCTTCCAAGGCGACACTTTTAGAAACACCTGGTCACCTACTAAAAACTTAATATCCTTTCTTTTTAGGTCCACATAAGACTTCTATCTATCGGAGGCTGCTTTTAGACGATCCCGAATCACTTTCACTGTATTCTCATTTTCAGATACCAGTTCAGGACCCAATACCTGACATTCACTTAATTCAGTCTAACATAACGATGTGCGACACCTATGACcatataaggcctcgtagggtgccatctgtatactaaaATGGAAGTTGTTATTATATACAAATTCGGCCAATAGTAGGTACTCCTCCTAACTACCCCTGAAATCCATCACACAACTGTGAAGCATATCCTCTAAGATCTGAATAACTCGCTCCAACTATCCTTCAGTCTGGGGGTGGTATGTAGTGCTGAAATTAAGTCGGATGCCAAAGGCCTCATGGACTTTCTTCCAGAATCATGAAGTAAATCGTGGATATCTGTCAGAGATGATTGAAACCAGAATCCCGTGTAGTCTTACAACTTTGGTGATATACAGTTTAGCTAACTTCTACAAGAAGTAATCTGTTTGGGTAGGGAGGAAGTGAGccgatttggtcaatcgatcaacgacaacccaaaccGAATATTTCTTAGTGGGGGTTAAAGGCAACCCCGAAACAAAATCTATTGTTATCCACTCCCACTTACTGAAGAATCTTAACTGGTTGAAGCAACCCGGATGGCAACTGATGTTCTACCTTAACCTTTTGACATATCAAGCAATGGGACACAGAAGCTACCACCTCCTGCTTCAGTTCGGGCCACCAGTAAAGTTCTCGAAGATCCTAGTACATTTTATTTCCACCAGGGTGCATAGCATAGGGACTATTATGCGCCTCCTGTAGAATTGAATGCCTTAACTCCTTATCGTTGGGTACACAAATCCGTCCTTTGAAGCATAACACGTTATTGTTGTTCATGCTAAAATTGGAGTTCCCATTTGAACCCATATGTCGCATTCGCTACACTAAGGTCTCATCGTTCCATTGTTTAGCTTGAATCTGCTCCACCCAACTCAGTTTAATCTGAAGTTCAACCAACAGTCCTCCATCCCTAACCAAACTCAAACGAGCGAACATTACTCTCATGTTAGTCACCGCTATACGGCTAAGAGTATCAGCCACTACATTCGCCTTCCCGGGATGGTATTCTATAGTACAATCGTAGTCTTTAAGTAACTCAACACAATAGCATTGACAGAGATTTAGCtccttttggtttaacaaatatTTGAAACACTTGTGATTGGTGTAAATAAAGCACTTTTCACTATGcaggtaatgtctccagattttcaaagcaaataccaccgcaactagctccaaatcatgcgttggGTACTTATCCTCATGTGTCTTAAGTTTTCACGAAGCATAGGCTaccaccttaccatcttgcataagcacgcagcCTAACCTGATatgtgaagcatcactataaaccacaaactcCCGACTCGATTCTGGTTGGACTAAAATAGGAGCTTGTGTTAGAACGGACTTGAGTTTGTTAAAATTAGACTGTTGTGCCTCAGACCACACGAATGGAGCATTCTTACGTAATAGATTCGTCAAAAGTGACGCAATCAGAGAGAACCCTTCGACGAACCTTcggtagtacccagctaaacctaaGAAACCACGAAGTTCGGACATGCTTTTTGGCTGTTTCCACTTAGCAGCAACTTTGATTTTCTTAGGATCAACTCAGATCCCTTCCGCCgtcaccacatgacccaaaaaggcGACTTCCTACAACCAAAACTTGTACTTGCTGAATTTAgtatacaactatttttctcgcAATATCTGAAGTACAATACGCATATGACCATCATGTTCAATTTCAGTTTTAGAGTAGatcaagatgtcgtcgatgaaaaCTACTACAAATTGATCCAGATATGGTTAAAACACCCTATTAATTAAGTCCATAAATGCTACTGGAGCATtcgttaatctgaaaggcattaCTAAAAACTCGTAATGTCTAGAATGAGTTCTGAAAGCAATTTTGTACACACCAGTCTCTTTGGCCTTGAACTGATGGTAACCTGAGCATAGGTCAATTTTAGAAAAGATGGACGCTCTCCGAAGCTGGTCAAACAATccatcaatcctcggtaacgaatacttattcttgatcgtcaacttattcaactgtctatagtcaatgcacattcttGTCGACCCATcattcttcttaacaaacaataccggtgccccccacagagacacactcgGTCGGATAAATCCCCTATCAAGGAGTTCCTACAATTATGCTTTTAATTCGGTCAGTTCCTTCGGTGCCATACAATAGGGCGCAATGGACAATGGGGCAGTACCTGGTAACAAATTAATTCCAAACTCCACCTCTCTTTCTGGAGGTACCCCAGGCAATTCCTCGGGAAAGACGTCCGAGAATTCCCTCATAGTGTGGATATCTCCTGCTGAAAGCTTTTCAGAAGTAGAATTAGACACACAAGCAAAGTATGCTTTACATCTCTTTCGGACTAACTTATCTGCTACAAGAGCGAGGATTACATTTGAGAGATAATCTCGACGCTCATCAACCATAACCACCTCCTCATTCTCATTCGGTCTCAGAGTAACCCTCTTAGTTGCACAGTCTAGACTGACTCGATACTCAACAAGCCAATCTATTCCCAAAATCAAGTCAAACTCATTAAAGGGAAATTCCATTAAATCAGCAGAAAACACTATACCCTGAAGTTCTAGGGGTACCCGTATGTATACTCTATCAACTCAGATTGACTGTCCCAATGGACTAATCACAGAAAATTCTCTAGCAGTATTCTCAGCAGTTAAACCCAAATTTATAGAAATAACACTAGCTATATACGagtgagtagatccaatatcaatTAGTGTATAATACAGGACAGAATGTATAAAGAAGGTACATGT contains these protein-coding regions:
- the LOC108460800 gene encoding histone-lysine N-methyltransferase, H3 lysine-9 specific SUVH4 codes for the protein MVVQSPHSLQSSVPTPKNGTKRVQIQVKENGSAVTDNVAGQRRASARLQAAKQKAEMELLAKRKLELLNEDVGRSTKKVNVDAEKLKLKLQPAQTVIQQLPEISSLPADPKINKKVAKMVERAAKIAEGLDGTNAPNVAEKSAHMKVKETIRLFNKHYLHFVQEEEKRCGAAKVDKKALKAKKKANRGNVSEADVKAKAKRPDLKAISKMMERNEVLYPEKRIGSIPGIDVGHRFYSRAEMVAVGFHSHWLNGIDYMGQSYKKGEYEHYIFPLAVAIVLSGMYEDDLDNAEDVVYTGQGGHDLTGNKRQIRDQVLERGNLALKNCVDLGVTVRVVRGHECANSYSGKVYTYDGLYKVVHYWAEKGISGFTVFKYRLRRLEGQPTLTTSQVHFTYGRVPQCPSEIRGLVCEDISGGQEVVPIPATNLVDDPPVAPTGYQYSKSMKFARNIKLPANAAGCDCKGLCWDPKTCACARLNGSDFPYVHRDGGRLIEAKHVVFECGPKCGCDPSCVNRTSQRGLKYRLEVFRTPKKGWAVRSWDFIPAGAPVCEYIGVLTRTEELDNVSENNYIFDIDCLQTMRGLGGRERRQLDASLPMIQNMDKIDEQRSDSVPEFCIDAASIGNVARFINHSCEPNLFIQCVLSAHQDIKLARVMLFAADSIPPLQELTYDYGYALDSVHGPDGKVKKMACYCGAEGCRKRLF